A genome region from Streptomyces pratensis includes the following:
- a CDS encoding serine/threonine-protein kinase: MSEAEQAREPQRDKDGRLLAGRYRLGEVLGRGGMGTVWRAVDETLGRTVAVKELRFPSAIDEDEKRRLITRTLREAKAIARIRNTSAVTVYDVVDEDDRPWIVMELIEGKSLAEVIREDGTLTPRRAAEVGLAILDVLRSAHREGILHRDVKPSNVLISEDGRVVLTDFGIAQVEGDPSVTSTGMLVGAPSYISPERARGHKPGPPADLWSLGGLLYASVEGRPPYDKGSAIATLTAVMTEPVEPPADAGGLEEVIYGLLAKDPEQRLDDAGARVLLNAVINAPEKPVAPPADSTQVMALPSIGDRKSDKGGRSSRSETKGGGKKAAAAAAAAAAVAATPAREGSGSGAVAGAGGPAAGGSVPTGQASGSPSGSGSSSATTPAGVSALAESTKDRLRGALRSVRNAKSPAAAGAAVSSQAPGSTATTASASGPVVPPGRPAVTRASITDVVPRRTLAVIAGVVVLAVLGTVLALTLGDDGKADEGGGSKGDTAASAGASAGDADPATGGGAGKDEGTGEDGKDGQGQDKGEASTDPSPTPESEETTSDPNGLPAGYKKVTDERFHFTMAMPETFKRNAIAGSNSGGIYNDGGGFPRVQIDYNSSPGDDAAAAWRGLMGAVAGSSNGYKHIGIKKVEFNGYPTVADWEFTRNQQGMRVRVLNRGFKADATHGYSIMISCKADAWDEEECRTLRETAFATFKPTD; the protein is encoded by the coding sequence ATGTCGGAGGCGGAGCAGGCGCGGGAGCCCCAACGGGACAAGGACGGACGTCTCCTCGCGGGGCGGTACCGCCTCGGGGAGGTGCTCGGCCGGGGCGGCATGGGCACGGTCTGGCGTGCTGTCGACGAGACGTTGGGGCGTACGGTCGCGGTCAAGGAACTGCGGTTCCCGTCGGCCATCGACGAGGACGAGAAGCGCCGTCTGATCACGCGAACACTGCGTGAGGCGAAGGCGATCGCGAGGATCCGCAACACCAGTGCGGTGACGGTCTACGACGTGGTCGACGAGGACGACCGGCCGTGGATCGTCATGGAGCTCATCGAGGGCAAGTCCCTCGCCGAGGTGATCCGTGAGGACGGGACGCTGACGCCGAGGCGCGCCGCGGAGGTCGGCCTCGCGATCCTCGACGTGCTGCGCTCGGCGCACCGCGAGGGCATCCTGCACCGCGATGTGAAGCCGTCCAACGTGCTGATCTCGGAGGACGGCCGGGTCGTCCTGACCGACTTCGGCATCGCCCAGGTCGAGGGCGACCCCTCCGTCACCTCGACGGGCATGCTCGTCGGCGCACCCTCCTACATCTCGCCCGAGCGGGCCCGCGGTCACAAGCCGGGCCCGCCTGCCGACCTGTGGTCCCTCGGCGGGCTGCTGTACGCGAGCGTCGAGGGCCGACCGCCGTACGACAAGGGTTCGGCCATCGCCACGCTGACGGCGGTGATGACGGAGCCCGTCGAACCGCCGGCCGACGCGGGCGGGCTGGAGGAAGTCATCTACGGCCTCCTGGCCAAGGACCCCGAACAGCGGCTGGACGACGCCGGGGCGCGTGTCCTGCTCAACGCGGTGATCAACGCTCCGGAGAAGCCCGTCGCACCGCCGGCCGACTCCACCCAGGTCATGGCGCTGCCCTCGATCGGTGACCGAAAGAGCGACAAGGGCGGCAGGAGCAGCAGGAGCGAGACCAAGGGCGGTGGCAAGAAGGCCGCAGCCGCAGCCGCAGCCGCGGCCGCCGTCGCGGCCACACCGGCCCGCGAGGGCAGTGGGTCCGGAGCTGTCGCGGGCGCAGGGGGGCCGGCCGCCGGCGGCTCGGTCCCCACGGGCCAGGCCTCCGGCTCTCCGTCCGGTTCAGGCTCCTCGTCCGCGACCACCCCGGCCGGTGTGTCCGCTCTCGCCGAGAGCACCAAGGACAGGCTGCGCGGCGCGTTGCGGTCCGTACGGAACGCGAAGTCCCCGGCTGCCGCCGGGGCCGCGGTGTCCTCGCAGGCGCCGGGTTCCACGGCAACGACGGCATCGGCCTCCGGACCCGTCGTGCCGCCCGGACGTCCGGCCGTGACCCGTGCGTCGATCACCGATGTCGTGCCGCGCCGCACCCTGGCGGTGATCGCCGGTGTCGTCGTGCTCGCCGTCCTCGGTACGGTCCTGGCGCTCACGCTCGGCGACGACGGGAAGGCCGACGAAGGCGGCGGCTCCAAGGGCGACACCGCCGCGTCGGCCGGTGCGTCGGCCGGCGACGCCGATCCCGCCACCGGCGGAGGCGCCGGCAAGGACGAGGGCACCGGCGAGGACGGCAAGGACGGCCAGGGGCAGGACAAGGGCGAGGCGTCCACCGACCCCTCGCCCACCCCTGAGTCCGAAGAGACCACCTCCGACCCGAACGGTCTGCCGGCCGGGTACAAGAAGGTCACCGACGAGCGGTTCCACTTCACGATGGCGATGCCGGAGACCTTCAAGCGCAACGCCATAGCGGGAAGCAATTCGGGCGGCATCTACAACGACGGCGGCGGATTCCCGCGCGTCCAGATCGACTACAACAGCTCACCCGGGGACGACGCCGCCGCCGCGTGGCGGGGCCTGATGGGTGCGGTGGCCGGAAGCAGTAACGGCTACAAGCACATCGGCATAAAGAAGGTCGAGTTCAACGGCTACCCGACCGTCGCCGACTGGGAGTTCACGCGCAACCAGCAGGGCATGCGGGTCCGGGTCCTCAACCGGGGCTTCAAGGCCGACGCCACCCACGGCTACTCGATCATGATCAGCTGCAAGGCCGACGCCTGGGACGAGGAGGAGTGCCGGACGCTCCGCGAAACGGCCTTCGCCACGTTCAAGCCGACCGACTGA